Proteins encoded in a region of the Pigmentiphaga litoralis genome:
- a CDS encoding FAD-dependent monooxygenase — MVPDSDITILGGGPVGTTLALLLARLTPRPERIVLCRPERAVGPGPAVADTSSPDPRVMALNHGSRVLLQSLGAWPEGGADIADIHVSQRGRLGRTHISHADFGVDALGTVQSYAAIMQALADPLAASGVTVRAGAASIVSQDDSAVHLIQGDLAWTSAAVVQAEGGTFDQQEAKDVHRKYDQHAVLAIVTAERPRQGWAFERFTREGPLALLPFPSHLNHQSHPGHPGAGGGATASGRYALVWCCQPDRAAALAAMDDAAFAAELNATFGTRLGTLSVAGPRHSYPLGINVKKQIVDRRLAVIGNAAQTLHPVAGQGLNLGLRDAARLAQALAPALRQTGGDPRPLLAQYALARRADRWLTAGLTDLMPRIFATGFSPIEHACGLALLTLDLSRTVRTPLARQMMEGARA; from the coding sequence ATGGTTCCCGACAGCGACATCACGATCCTGGGCGGCGGCCCGGTCGGCACCACGCTTGCGCTGCTGCTGGCCCGGCTCACGCCCCGGCCCGAACGCATCGTGCTGTGCCGGCCGGAACGGGCGGTCGGACCCGGCCCTGCAGTGGCCGACACCTCCAGCCCGGACCCCCGTGTGATGGCGCTGAACCATGGCAGCCGCGTGTTGCTGCAGAGCCTGGGCGCCTGGCCGGAAGGCGGCGCAGACATCGCCGACATCCACGTGTCGCAACGCGGACGGCTGGGGCGCACGCACATCTCGCACGCCGACTTTGGCGTGGACGCCCTGGGCACCGTCCAGTCCTACGCCGCCATCATGCAGGCGCTGGCCGACCCGCTGGCTGCGTCGGGCGTGACGGTGCGGGCCGGCGCGGCCAGCATCGTTTCGCAGGACGACTCCGCCGTCCACCTGATCCAGGGCGATCTCGCCTGGACAAGCGCGGCCGTCGTGCAAGCCGAAGGCGGCACGTTCGACCAGCAGGAAGCCAAGGACGTCCACCGGAAATACGACCAGCATGCGGTCCTGGCCATTGTCACGGCGGAACGTCCGCGCCAGGGGTGGGCATTCGAGCGTTTCACCCGCGAAGGTCCACTGGCGCTGCTGCCTTTCCCGAGCCATCTGAACCATCAAAGCCATCCGGGCCACCCGGGCGCAGGCGGGGGCGCAACCGCATCCGGCCGCTACGCCCTGGTCTGGTGCTGCCAGCCAGACCGTGCCGCCGCGCTTGCAGCCATGGACGACGCTGCCTTTGCCGCCGAACTGAATGCCACCTTTGGCACGCGGCTTGGCACGCTGTCCGTTGCGGGCCCGCGCCACAGCTACCCGCTGGGCATCAATGTCAAGAAGCAGATCGTCGACCGCCGTCTCGCGGTGATCGGCAACGCCGCTCAGACCCTGCACCCGGTGGCCGGCCAAGGCCTGAACCTGGGCCTGCGCGACGCGGCAAGGCTGGCCCAGGCGCTGGCCCCGGCGCTGCGGCAGACTGGCGGCGACCCGCGCCCGCTGCTGGCGCAGTATGCCCTGGCGCGGCGTGCCGACCGATGGCTGACAGCCGGCCTGACCGACCTGATGCCGCGCATCTTCGCCACGGGCTTTTCGCCCATCGAGCATGCCTGCGGCCTGGCTCTGCTGACGCTGGACCTGTCGCGCACGGTTCGCACGCCGCTTGCCCGCCAGATGATGGAAGGCGCCCGGGCGTAA
- a CDS encoding helix-turn-helix domain-containing protein, producing MKEHTLEECVRQTLERYFKDLEGETTSGVWEMVLSAVERPMLEVVLGRAQGNQSRAAEILGINRNTLRKKLDHYQIKA from the coding sequence ATGAAAGAACATACGCTTGAAGAATGCGTGCGCCAGACGCTGGAACGCTACTTCAAGGACCTGGAAGGCGAGACCACCAGCGGTGTCTGGGAGATGGTGCTGTCGGCCGTCGAGCGCCCCATGCTCGAAGTGGTGCTCGGCCGCGCGCAGGGCAACCAGTCGCGGGCGGCCGAGATCCTCGGCATCAACCGCAATACACTGCGCAAGAAGCTCGACCACTACCAGATCAAGGCCTGA
- a CDS encoding aminoglycoside phosphotransferase family protein, producing the protein MEPVTSPRAGQPGQDPRIGQLITWLGTLPADLGIDADSLRPASSDASFRRYFRVDAANRTLVVMDAPPDKEDCRPFLHVAGLLKDGGLNVPDILAQDLAQGFLLLSDLGYTTYYNYLQASPSAQDTHRLYLDALRALVKIQQSATTGLDHYDYDRFHAELGLFPEWYVGTHCKFELDEKTRADLETVFATLIEANLAQPTVLVHRDFHSPNLMITEALGAGADFGPNPGVIDFQDAVVGPITYDLASLLTDARTTWDEPQQLDWGIRYWEMARAAGLPVPNDFAEFHQAYEWMGLQRNLRILGVFARLAHRDGKEAYLAHIPRVNGYVRQVAQRYIAFKPLIRLLDKLDQTQITTGYTF; encoded by the coding sequence ATGGAACCTGTTACTTCTCCCCGTGCCGGTCAGCCCGGCCAAGACCCGCGTATCGGGCAACTCATCACGTGGCTGGGCACCCTGCCCGCCGACCTTGGCATCGATGCCGACAGCCTGCGGCCCGCGTCCAGCGACGCCAGCTTCCGCCGCTATTTCCGGGTCGACGCCGCCAACCGCACGCTGGTCGTCATGGACGCGCCGCCCGACAAGGAAGACTGCCGCCCCTTCCTGCACGTGGCCGGCCTGCTGAAAGACGGCGGGCTGAACGTGCCCGACATCCTGGCGCAGGACCTGGCACAGGGTTTCCTGCTGCTGTCCGACCTGGGATACACCACCTACTACAACTATCTGCAGGCATCGCCGTCGGCACAGGACACGCATCGTCTCTATCTGGACGCCTTGCGCGCGCTGGTAAAGATACAACAAAGCGCGACAACCGGCCTCGATCATTACGATTACGACCGCTTTCACGCCGAACTGGGCCTCTTTCCCGAATGGTATGTGGGCACCCACTGCAAGTTCGAGCTGGACGAGAAGACCCGTGCCGACCTGGAAACCGTCTTTGCCACCCTGATCGAAGCCAACCTGGCCCAGCCAACCGTGCTGGTGCACCGCGACTTCCACTCGCCCAACCTGATGATCACCGAAGCCCTGGGCGCGGGCGCCGACTTCGGCCCCAACCCGGGCGTGATCGACTTCCAGGATGCCGTCGTCGGCCCGATCACGTACGACCTGGCCTCCTTGCTGACCGACGCCCGCACCACCTGGGACGAGCCGCAGCAGCTGGATTGGGGCATCCGCTATTGGGAAATGGCCCGCGCGGCCGGCCTGCCCGTGCCGAACGACTTTGCCGAATTCCATCAAGCCTATGAATGGATGGGCCTGCAGCGGAACCTGCGCATTCTGGGCGTGTTCGCGCGCCTGGCGCATCGGGATGGCAAGGAAGCCTATCTGGCCCACATTCCGCGCGTGAACGGCTACGTGCGCCAGGTGGCGCAGCGCTACATCGCCTTCAAGCCGCTGATCCGCCTGCTCGACAAGCTGGACCAGACGCAGATCACGACGGGGTACACGTTCTGA
- the ruvC gene encoding crossover junction endodeoxyribonuclease RuvC produces MRILGVDPGLRRTGFGVIDVDGPRMRYVASGTIVVPTDDELGPRLKVILDSLREIIREYAPQTSAIEKVFVNSNPTSTLLLGQARGAAFCALVDCGLGVQEYTALQIKKSVVGTGRAAKEQVQSMVQHLLALDGAPASDAADALACAICHAHAAPLADRLRAAGVLDQPAFGRRGTRMRNGRMIGNP; encoded by the coding sequence ATGCGTATCCTTGGCGTGGATCCCGGCTTGCGGCGCACCGGCTTCGGTGTGATCGATGTCGACGGTCCACGCATGCGGTATGTGGCCAGCGGCACGATCGTCGTTCCCACCGACGACGAACTCGGGCCGCGCCTGAAGGTCATACTCGATAGCCTGCGCGAGATCATTCGTGAATACGCGCCGCAGACCTCGGCCATCGAAAAAGTTTTCGTGAACAGCAATCCCACTTCCACCCTGTTGCTCGGGCAGGCGCGCGGCGCGGCCTTCTGCGCCCTGGTGGACTGCGGATTGGGCGTGCAGGAATACACCGCGCTGCAGATCAAGAAATCGGTGGTGGGCACCGGACGCGCCGCCAAGGAGCAGGTGCAGTCCATGGTGCAGCACCTGCTGGCGCTGGATGGCGCGCCGGCTTCCGATGCGGCCGATGCCCTGGCCTGCGCCATCTGTCACGCCCATGCCGCGCCACTGGCGGATCGCCTGCGGGCCGCGGGCGTGCTCGACCAACCCGCCTTCGGCCGTCGCGGCACCCGCATGCGCAACGGCCGGATGATTGGAAATCCCTGA
- a CDS encoding LPS-assembly protein LptD — MTATPFAYGQSPTYGQSATYGQMPSYGGSPFGQESLFGQDDPPVREIPVTPEQQRTNASAPEAAQGQAQGQVSGPGLRLSPALQPRPLRDPDDLPVYLEADSLTGDGESNLRLDGNAQIRRTDTVLKGDSIEYRQVEGEVEATGGVRLARDGNVVSGPRLKLNLNTGVGELDNARFFFGLNGGRGTADHVELLGQGRVRADNVSYTGCDCEEPSWEMRARRIDFDYDAGEATSYGSTLYFKSLPILGAPKMSFPISDARKSGFISPTFGITSKSGPQLLTPYYFNIAPNRDATISPRYMERRGLQLGGEFRYLEPNYSGEARATYLSNDRVTQTDRYLYSFAHRQRLTDTLGLNFNINGASDDNYFRDFSVAGTGLASTATLERSAALTWKSGYWDAFGRVVKFQTLQDPLLPIIPPYDREPQLRLNGARYDWNGFDARVEVDTTRFKNSRLISGTRSYAYPSVAYPIIRPGGFLIPKIGINTTRYDVDAFQGADAYRANRTTPIVSLDTGLIFERDGRMLGQDVTQTLEPRLYYLRVPYRDQSRLPVFDTALADFNFAQIFSENIYAGNDRIAEANQVTAALTSRWLDPKTGVERARVTGAQRLYFSDQRVTLPGDAVRSDGRSDYLASVYGALTSSLSGETTVQYNPQISRVSRSTVGARFSPARASTVALSYRYQRESVSVLGREQIDLAFQWPLAPRWFGVGRFDYSLLQNRIAEVVAGVEYNSACCFAVRAVVQRYAVATRDTTTAFFLQLELNGFARVGTSPINTLRRSIPGYQVINPPPEKGTGFERYE; from the coding sequence GTGACTGCGACCCCTTTTGCCTATGGGCAATCGCCGACGTATGGGCAGTCGGCCACTTACGGGCAGATGCCTTCGTATGGGGGATCGCCCTTCGGGCAGGAAAGCCTGTTCGGCCAGGATGATCCGCCGGTCCGCGAGATCCCGGTGACGCCCGAGCAGCAGCGCACCAATGCGTCCGCGCCCGAAGCCGCGCAGGGGCAGGCGCAAGGGCAGGTGAGCGGCCCGGGCCTGCGCCTGTCGCCGGCGTTGCAGCCCCGTCCGCTGCGTGATCCCGATGATCTTCCTGTCTATCTGGAAGCCGACAGCCTGACGGGCGACGGCGAAAGCAATCTGCGGCTGGACGGCAATGCCCAGATCCGCCGCACCGACACGGTATTGAAGGGCGACAGCATCGAATACCGCCAGGTGGAAGGCGAGGTCGAGGCGACCGGCGGCGTGCGCCTGGCGCGCGACGGCAATGTGGTCAGCGGACCCCGGCTGAAGCTGAACCTGAACACCGGCGTCGGCGAACTCGACAATGCCCGTTTCTTTTTTGGCTTGAACGGGGGCCGCGGCACGGCCGACCACGTCGAACTGCTGGGCCAGGGCCGTGTCCGGGCCGACAACGTCAGCTATACGGGTTGCGACTGCGAAGAACCGTCGTGGGAAATGCGCGCGCGCCGCATCGATTTCGATTACGACGCCGGTGAAGCCACCAGCTACGGCAGCACCCTGTACTTCAAGAGCCTGCCCATTCTGGGCGCGCCCAAGATGTCGTTCCCGATCAGCGACGCCCGCAAGTCCGGCTTCATTTCGCCCACGTTCGGCATCACCAGCAAGAGCGGTCCCCAGCTGCTGACACCGTACTACTTCAACATCGCGCCCAACCGCGATGCGACGATTTCGCCGCGCTACATGGAACGCCGCGGCTTGCAGCTGGGCGGCGAATTCCGCTACCTGGAACCGAACTACAGCGGTGAAGCGCGCGCCACGTACCTGAGCAACGACCGGGTCACGCAAACCGACCGCTACTTGTATTCGTTTGCGCACCGTCAGCGCCTGACCGACACGCTGGGCCTGAATTTCAACATCAACGGCGCGTCCGACGACAACTACTTCCGCGACTTTTCCGTGGCCGGAACGGGCCTGGCGTCGACCGCCACGCTGGAACGGTCGGCCGCGCTGACCTGGAAGAGCGGGTACTGGGACGCCTTTGGCCGCGTGGTCAAGTTCCAGACCCTGCAGGATCCGCTGCTGCCCATCATCCCGCCCTACGATCGTGAACCGCAACTGCGCCTGAATGGCGCGCGCTACGACTGGAACGGGTTTGACGCGCGGGTCGAAGTCGACACCACCCGATTCAAGAACAGCCGCCTGATTTCGGGCACCCGCAGCTACGCCTATCCGTCGGTCGCCTATCCGATCATCCGGCCGGGCGGCTTCCTGATCCCCAAGATCGGGATCAACACGACGCGGTATGACGTGGATGCCTTCCAGGGCGCCGATGCCTACCGGGCCAACCGCACGACGCCGATCGTGTCGCTGGACACCGGTCTGATCTTCGAGCGCGACGGCCGCATGCTGGGCCAGGACGTCACCCAGACCCTGGAACCGCGCCTGTACTACCTGCGCGTGCCCTATCGCGACCAGTCGCGCCTGCCCGTGTTCGACACGGCGCTGGCCGACTTCAACTTTGCGCAGATCTTTTCTGAAAACATCTACGCGGGGAATGACCGGATCGCCGAAGCCAACCAGGTGACGGCGGCGCTGACCTCGCGCTGGCTCGATCCCAAGACCGGCGTGGAACGCGCCCGCGTGACCGGCGCCCAGCGCCTGTACTTCAGCGACCAGCGCGTGACGCTGCCGGGCGACGCGGTGCGGTCCGACGGCCGGTCGGATTATCTGGCCTCGGTCTATGGCGCGCTGACCTCCAGTCTGAGCGGCGAGACCACGGTGCAATACAATCCCCAGATCAGCCGGGTCTCGCGCTCGACCGTGGGCGCGCGTTTCAGCCCCGCCCGCGCAAGCACGGTGGCCCTGTCCTACCGCTATCAGCGCGAGTCGGTCAGCGTGCTGGGCCGGGAACAGATCGACCTGGCCTTCCAGTGGCCGCTGGCGCCACGCTGGTTCGGCGTGGGCCGCTTCGACTATTCGCTGCTGCAGAACCGGATTGCCGAAGTGGTGGCGGGTGTCGAGTACAACTCGGCCTGCTGTTTTGCCGTCCGTGCGGTGGTCCAGCGCTATGCGGTTGCGACGCGGGATACGACCACGGCGTTTTTCCTGCAACTCGAACTAAACGGCTTCGCACGGGTCGGTACAAGTCCCATCAACACACTGCGCCGGAGTATTCCGGGGTATCAGGTGATCAACCCGCCGCCTGAGAAAGGCACGGGTTTCGAAAGGTACGAATAA
- a CDS encoding aminopeptidase P N-terminal domain-containing protein: protein MSIPAQDFSPFAARRARVLDTLRSQGGGIAILATSPEVVRNRDAEYDYRHDSDFYYLTGFHEPQAWLVLIAGDTDRSILFCRSKNLEREIWDGYRVGPDAAKEVYGFDAAYPVDQLDAELPKLIANQPLLCTPLASDAAFDRRLRTWLDAVRGLGRSGTLIPLRTLDLRSLLAEMRLFKDASEIAIMKRAAQISAGAHVRAMQRTRVGMHEYEVEAELLHEFRRHGAQAVAYNSIVATGANACVLHYRAGDAVLQDGDLLLIDAGCELDSYASDITRTYPVNGRFTGPQRALYDLTVAAQEAAAALTRPGAHWNEGHEAAVRVLAQGMIDEGLLTGTLDGVIESQQYTRFYMHRTGHWLGMDVHDVGDYREPGAPHSAETPRPWRKLEAGMVLTIEPGIYVRPGDDVPEAFWNIGIRTEDDAVVTKDGCELITRGVPVDAGEIEALMRG, encoded by the coding sequence ATGAGCATTCCCGCGCAAGATTTCTCGCCTTTCGCCGCACGCCGCGCGCGCGTGCTCGACACCTTGCGATCGCAGGGGGGCGGGATCGCCATCCTGGCAACGTCGCCCGAAGTGGTCCGCAACCGCGATGCCGAGTACGACTACCGGCATGACAGCGACTTCTATTACCTGACCGGCTTTCACGAGCCGCAGGCTTGGCTGGTGCTGATTGCCGGCGACACCGACCGCAGCATCCTGTTCTGCCGCAGCAAGAACCTGGAACGCGAAATCTGGGACGGCTATCGCGTCGGCCCCGATGCCGCCAAGGAAGTCTACGGCTTTGACGCCGCGTATCCCGTGGACCAGCTGGACGCCGAACTGCCCAAGCTGATCGCCAACCAGCCACTGCTGTGCACGCCGCTGGCCAGCGACGCCGCGTTCGACCGCCGCCTGCGCACGTGGCTCGACGCCGTGCGCGGCCTGGGCCGTTCGGGCACGCTGATCCCGCTGCGCACGCTGGACCTGCGCAGCCTGCTGGCCGAAATGCGCCTGTTCAAGGACGCATCCGAAATCGCCATCATGAAACGCGCCGCGCAGATCTCTGCCGGCGCCCATGTGCGGGCCATGCAGCGCACGCGCGTCGGCATGCACGAATACGAAGTCGAAGCCGAACTGCTGCATGAATTCCGCCGCCATGGGGCCCAGGCCGTGGCCTACAACTCCATCGTCGCGACGGGCGCCAATGCCTGCGTGCTGCATTACCGCGCAGGCGACGCCGTGCTGCAAGACGGCGACCTGCTGCTGATCGACGCCGGGTGCGAACTGGACAGCTATGCGTCCGACATCACCCGCACCTATCCGGTCAACGGCCGGTTCACTGGCCCGCAGCGCGCCCTGTACGACCTGACCGTGGCCGCGCAAGAAGCGGCCGCGGCGTTGACCCGGCCAGGCGCGCACTGGAACGAAGGCCACGAGGCTGCGGTGCGCGTGCTGGCCCAGGGCATGATCGATGAAGGCCTGCTGACCGGCACGCTTGATGGCGTGATCGAATCGCAGCAATACACCCGCTTCTACATGCACCGCACCGGCCACTGGCTCGGGATGGATGTGCATGACGTGGGCGACTACCGCGAGCCCGGCGCACCGCATTCTGCCGAGACCCCTCGCCCCTGGCGCAAGCTGGAAGCGGGCATGGTGCTGACGATCGAACCGGGCATCTATGTCCGGCCTGGCGACGACGTGCCTGAGGCTTTCTGGAACATCGGGATCCGCACCGAAGACGATGCGGTCGTGACGAAGGACGGTTGCGAGCTGATCACGCGCGGTGTGCCCGTTGACGCCGGCGAGATCGAAGCGCTGATGCGCGGGTGA
- the dusB gene encoding tRNA dihydrouridine synthase DusB: MRIGPYDLPNNVFVAPMAGVTDRPFRQLCKRLGAGHAVSEMAASNPQLWHSVKTARRLDHDGESEPIAVQIAGSDPAMMAEAAVFNIGKGARIIDINMGCPAKKVCNVLAGSALLRDEDLVARILDAVVTACTPHGVPVTLKTRTGWNRANRNVLRVARRAQDIGIAALALHGRTREDLYTGTAEYETIAMVKAELTIPIIANGDICTPEDARHVLDVTGADAVMIGRAAQGRPWLFREIDTYLRTGSHHAPPTPTEIRDLLLEHLDDHYRFYGEFTGVRTARKHIGWYLGSLEGGPAFCARMNLIENTREQWQAVADWFDHAIAHASDRLLAA, encoded by the coding sequence ATGCGTATCGGTCCCTACGATCTGCCCAACAATGTGTTTGTCGCGCCCATGGCTGGCGTGACGGACCGGCCTTTCCGGCAGTTGTGCAAACGCCTGGGCGCGGGGCATGCCGTCTCGGAAATGGCCGCCAGCAATCCGCAGCTCTGGCACAGCGTGAAAACCGCGCGACGGCTGGACCATGATGGCGAAAGCGAACCGATCGCCGTGCAGATCGCCGGCAGCGATCCGGCCATGATGGCCGAAGCCGCCGTGTTCAACATCGGCAAGGGCGCGCGCATCATCGACATCAACATGGGCTGTCCGGCCAAGAAGGTCTGCAACGTGCTGGCAGGCTCGGCCCTGCTGCGCGACGAAGACCTGGTCGCCCGCATTCTTGACGCTGTCGTCACCGCCTGCACGCCGCATGGCGTGCCGGTCACGCTCAAGACCCGCACCGGCTGGAACCGCGCCAACCGCAACGTGCTGCGCGTCGCGCGCCGGGCGCAGGACATCGGCATCGCGGCGCTGGCGCTGCACGGCCGCACGCGCGAAGACCTGTACACCGGCACGGCCGAGTACGAGACCATCGCGATGGTCAAGGCCGAACTGACAATTCCGATCATCGCCAATGGCGATATCTGCACCCCCGAAGACGCGCGCCATGTGCTGGACGTGACCGGTGCCGATGCCGTCATGATCGGCCGGGCTGCCCAGGGACGGCCCTGGCTGTTCCGCGAAATCGACACCTACCTGCGCACCGGAAGCCACCACGCGCCGCCCACCCCGACCGAGATCCGCGACCTGCTGCTCGAGCATCTTGACGATCACTACCGGTTCTACGGCGAATTCACCGGGGTCCGGACGGCGCGCAAGCACATCGGCTGGTACCTGGGATCGCTTGAGGGCGGCCCGGCGTTCTGCGCACGCATGAACCTGATAGAAAACACGCGCGAGCAGTGGCAGGCCGTCGCGGACTGGTTCGATCACGCGATAGCCCACGCGTCCGACCGGCTGCTCGCTGCCTGA
- the purH gene encoding bifunctional phosphoribosylaminoimidazolecarboxamide formyltransferase/IMP cyclohydrolase encodes MKIERALLSVSDKSGIVEFAQALNQRGVQLLSTGGTAKLLAQAGLPVQEVSDYTGFPEMMDGRVKTLHPKIHGGLLARRDAESHLSAIAEHGIGRIDLLVVNLYPFVETVAKPDCAFEDAVENIDIGGPAMLRAAAKNHGTEAGGVTVVIDPSDYDRVLNEMDTRDGVTSFGLRLDLAKKVYAHTAAYDGAIANYLTSMTADPEQTAVPERAAYPNVLTFQVRKTQEMRYGENPHQSAAFYTDAAPAAGLLANYTQLQGKELSFNNIADADAAWECVRTFDAPTCVIVKHANPCGVAVADSPLAAYQKAFKTDPSSAFGGIIAFNRPVDAATAQEVSKQFVEVMLAPSYDEGARAIFAAKQNVRLLEVPMGDGANDFEVKRVGGGWLVQQPDNFNVPRDQIKVVTKIAPTAAQMDDLLFAWKVAKYVKSNAIVFTGNGMTLGVGAGQMSRIDSARIASIKAANAGLSLAGSAVASDAFFPFRDGLDVVADAGATCVIQPGGSMRDAEVIAAADERGIAMVLTATRHFRH; translated from the coding sequence ATGAAAATCGAACGCGCGCTGCTTTCCGTCTCCGATAAATCCGGCATCGTTGAATTTGCCCAGGCGTTGAACCAACGCGGGGTGCAACTGCTGTCCACCGGTGGCACGGCAAAGCTGCTCGCCCAGGCCGGCCTGCCCGTGCAGGAAGTGTCCGACTACACCGGCTTTCCCGAAATGATGGACGGCCGCGTCAAGACGCTGCATCCGAAGATTCATGGCGGCCTGCTGGCGCGCCGCGATGCCGAGTCGCACCTGTCTGCGATCGCCGAGCACGGCATCGGCCGCATCGACCTGCTGGTCGTGAACCTGTACCCATTCGTCGAAACGGTCGCCAAGCCGGACTGCGCGTTTGAAGACGCCGTGGAAAACATCGACATCGGCGGCCCGGCCATGCTGCGCGCGGCCGCCAAGAACCACGGTACCGAAGCCGGTGGCGTCACGGTCGTGATCGACCCGAGCGACTACGACCGTGTGCTGAACGAGATGGACACGCGTGACGGCGTCACGTCGTTCGGCCTGCGGCTGGACCTGGCCAAGAAGGTGTACGCGCACACCGCGGCGTACGACGGCGCGATCGCCAACTACCTGACCAGCATGACGGCCGACCCGGAACAGACGGCCGTGCCCGAACGCGCCGCCTACCCGAACGTGCTGACCTTCCAGGTCCGCAAGACCCAGGAAATGCGCTACGGCGAAAACCCGCACCAGTCCGCGGCGTTCTATACCGACGCGGCGCCAGCCGCCGGCCTGCTCGCCAACTACACGCAGCTGCAGGGCAAGGAACTGTCGTTCAACAACATCGCCGATGCCGACGCGGCCTGGGAATGCGTGCGCACGTTCGATGCGCCCACCTGCGTCATCGTCAAGCATGCGAACCCATGTGGGGTGGCCGTGGCCGACAGCCCGCTCGCCGCCTACCAGAAAGCGTTCAAGACCGACCCCAGCTCGGCCTTTGGCGGCATCATCGCCTTCAACCGCCCGGTCGACGCCGCCACGGCGCAGGAAGTCAGCAAGCAGTTCGTCGAAGTGATGCTGGCCCCGTCGTACGACGAAGGCGCGCGCGCCATCTTTGCCGCCAAGCAGAACGTACGCCTGCTCGAAGTGCCGATGGGCGACGGCGCCAATGATTTCGAAGTGAAGCGCGTCGGTGGCGGCTGGCTCGTGCAGCAGCCCGACAACTTCAATGTGCCGCGCGACCAGATCAAGGTCGTCACCAAGATCGCGCCAACCGCCGCGCAGATGGACGACCTGCTGTTTGCCTGGAAAGTGGCCAAGTACGTCAAGTCGAACGCCATCGTGTTTACGGGCAACGGCATGACCCTGGGCGTGGGCGCGGGCCAGATGAGCCGTATCGACTCGGCCCGCATCGCCAGCATCAAGGCGGCCAATGCCGGCCTGAGCCTGGCCGGTTCGGCCGTGGCGTCCGACGCGTTCTTCCCGTTCCGTGACGGCCTGGATGTCGTGGCCGACGCCGGCGCCACCTGCGTCATCCAGCCGGGTGGCAGCATGCGCGACGCCGAAGTCATTGCCGCCGCCGACGAACGTGGCATCGCGATGGTGCTGACCGCCACGCGTCATTTCCGCCACTGA
- the murU gene encoding N-acetylmuramate alpha-1-phosphate uridylyltransferase MurU, whose translation MHAMILAAGRGERMRPLTDTLPKPLLTVGGKPLIVWHIERLAAAGIQDIVINHAWLGDRIEAALGDGARWHVRLRYSPEATALETAGGIKNALPLLGNQPFLVINGDVWCDWSPEQAQAIAADLTARQDQAWLLLVDNPEHHPDGDFVLRRDGSVLPRGNDAALTFSGIGIYAPSLFDGVEPGHGARLAPVLLAAMDDNRVHGARHDGRWVDVGTPERLAALDASL comes from the coding sequence ATGCACGCCATGATCCTCGCGGCGGGCCGCGGCGAGCGCATGCGGCCCCTGACCGACACCCTTCCCAAGCCGCTGCTGACGGTGGGCGGCAAGCCGCTGATCGTCTGGCACATTGAACGGCTGGCGGCGGCCGGGATCCAGGACATCGTCATCAACCATGCGTGGCTGGGCGACAGGATCGAAGCCGCCCTGGGCGATGGCGCCCGGTGGCACGTGCGCCTGCGGTATTCGCCCGAGGCGACCGCGCTGGAAACGGCCGGGGGCATCAAGAATGCCTTGCCGCTGCTGGGGAATCAGCCCTTCCTGGTGATCAATGGCGATGTCTGGTGCGACTGGTCGCCCGAGCAGGCCCAGGCCATCGCAGCCGATCTGACGGCCAGGCAGGATCAGGCCTGGCTGCTGCTGGTGGACAACCCCGAACACCATCCCGACGGCGACTTCGTGCTGCGCCGGGACGGCTCCGTGCTGCCGCGGGGGAATGACGCCGCGCTGACCTTTTCGGGCATCGGCATCTACGCGCCGTCCTTGTTCGATGGCGTCGAACCCGGCCACGGCGCGCGCCTGGCGCCAGTGCTGCTGGCTGCCATGGACGACAACCGGGTGCATGGCGCGCGGCATGACGGCCGGTGGGTCGATGTCGGTACGCCTGAGCGGCTGGCTGCGCTGGACGCCAGCCTCTGA